In Rhodospirillaceae bacterium, a single window of DNA contains:
- the hutG gene encoding formimidoylglutamase: MLTPEFEWAGRNDPEDGSNAKRWHHIVQHHALNTQAVDVVAGMIGFSCDLGVERNQGRVGARSGPDAIRNALANLAWHGKDGHLIDFGNVGIANDGDDPLESAQEELADRVAQSLIFTHHMLVIGGGHETAVGSFKGLHKFLEDQPHQRIAIINLDAHFDLRKPGKSGISSGTPFFQIHQTLEARGHALNYLCLGVAETSNTKALFDRSKDWGVEYLLDQNVRSHLMEDVRRKIDAILKDCDVLYLSIDLDVLPHWQMPAVSSPAPLGVELAVIEEIIDHLANKQAAGDISWPLSDIVEFNPNFDIDGHAAKVAARLCDKVIRCMCNDSPDFAGRF; the protein is encoded by the coding sequence ATCTTGACACCTGAATTTGAATGGGCTGGACGAAATGATCCTGAAGATGGGAGCAATGCTAAAAGGTGGCATCATATTGTCCAACATCATGCCTTAAACACACAAGCCGTCGATGTGGTCGCTGGCATGATCGGATTTTCCTGTGATTTGGGCGTTGAACGCAATCAAGGGCGTGTTGGGGCCAGGTCAGGCCCTGATGCAATCAGGAATGCGCTCGCCAATTTAGCATGGCATGGCAAGGATGGCCATTTGATCGATTTCGGAAACGTCGGGATTGCAAACGATGGTGATGATCCCCTGGAATCCGCGCAAGAAGAGCTGGCTGACCGGGTAGCGCAATCGCTCATCTTTACCCATCATATGCTTGTAATTGGCGGTGGGCATGAGACGGCAGTAGGAAGCTTTAAGGGATTGCACAAGTTTCTTGAAGATCAGCCGCATCAACGTATTGCCATCATAAATCTGGATGCCCATTTCGATCTGCGAAAACCGGGAAAGTCCGGCATTTCATCCGGCACGCCTTTTTTTCAAATCCATCAAACTCTTGAGGCGCGCGGACACGCGTTGAACTACCTTTGCCTGGGAGTGGCTGAAACCTCGAACACCAAAGCCCTGTTTGATCGCTCGAAAGACTGGGGCGTCGAGTATTTACTGGATCAAAATGTCCGATCACATCTGATGGAAGACGTGCGCCGTAAAATCGATGCGATCCTGAAGGACTGTGACGTGCTCTACTTGTCAATTGACCTTGATGTGTTGCCACATTGGCAAATGCCAGCCGTCAGTTCGCCCGCCCCTTTGGGTGTGGAATTGGCCGTGATTGAAGAAATCATTGATCATTTGGCAAACAAGCAGGCGGCAGGAGATATTTCCTGGCCCCTGTCGGATATAGTGGAATTCAATCCGAACTTTGATATCGATGGACACGCCGCAAAGGTAGCCGCAAGACTTTGCGACAAGGTCATCAGGTGCATGTGTAATGACAGCCCCGACTTTGCCGGACGTTTTTAA
- a CDS encoding FAD-binding oxidoreductase: protein MNVSDGLISDPYWWEAAEPARLPEKPVAESSDVVIVGAGYAGLSAALVLVRAGRSVQVFDKQRPGEGASSRNGGLASANIRVSFSKMVRTLGLETAQGMYAEGKAAREGLAAFLEVENIDCDYQPVGRFIGAYRPSHYDAQGREADLMNKHFDIDAQMIPRSEQHKEIGSDYYHGGMLRPDLAGLHPGKFVAGLLQKVIEAGVTVHGETAVTGIRRDTNGFEVETTRGKVRAKQTIVATNGYTDKADRWLRRRLVPVASRMIATEPLSSDVMARLMPNRRMFGETRQLYHYYRPSPDGTRILFGGRERDWDGGKSEYATSLRSDLGQIFPELADVGLTHTWFGFVAFNLDHLPRVFERDGVHYATGFCGSGVVWAWWLGSKLAYKLIGDAKADTFFSCKPPMAIPFYSGTPWFLPLALLWFGLQDRFGVISKR, encoded by the coding sequence ATCAACGTAAGTGATGGACTGATCAGTGATCCGTACTGGTGGGAAGCGGCAGAACCTGCCCGCTTGCCGGAAAAGCCGGTTGCCGAGTCAAGCGACGTTGTCATCGTCGGCGCAGGATACGCTGGCCTGTCGGCGGCCCTTGTGCTGGTACGCGCTGGCCGCTCTGTACAAGTTTTCGATAAACAACGCCCCGGCGAAGGCGCGTCAAGCCGTAATGGCGGCTTGGCCAGCGCCAATATCCGCGTGAGTTTTTCAAAGATGGTCAGGACACTGGGCCTGGAAACGGCGCAAGGCATGTACGCTGAAGGCAAGGCCGCCCGCGAAGGGTTGGCCGCGTTTCTTGAAGTTGAAAATATCGATTGCGACTACCAGCCCGTCGGCAGGTTCATCGGTGCTTACCGGCCCTCTCATTATGATGCCCAGGGCCGTGAGGCCGACCTTATGAACAAACATTTCGACATCGACGCCCAGATGATTCCCCGCAGCGAACAACACAAGGAAATCGGCAGCGATTATTATCACGGCGGCATGCTGCGTCCGGACCTGGCTGGCCTTCATCCTGGAAAGTTTGTTGCCGGGCTGCTGCAAAAAGTTATCGAAGCTGGCGTCACCGTTCATGGTGAAACGGCGGTCACCGGCATCCGCCGCGACACCAATGGATTCGAAGTTGAAACCACCCGTGGCAAAGTCAGGGCAAAGCAAACCATCGTCGCCACCAACGGCTATACAGATAAAGCCGACCGCTGGCTGCGCCGCCGTCTGGTACCAGTAGCAAGCCGGATGATCGCCACCGAGCCGCTGTCATCAGATGTCATGGCGCGGTTGATGCCGAATCGCCGGATGTTCGGGGAAACCCGCCAGCTTTATCACTATTATCGACCGTCCCCCGATGGTACCCGCATTTTGTTCGGTGGCCGCGAGCGCGACTGGGATGGGGGGAAAAGTGAGTACGCCACCAGCCTGCGCAGCGATCTTGGTCAAATATTTCCAGAATTGGCGGATGTTGGGTTGACCCATACATGGTTCGGCTTTGTGGCTTTCAATCTGGATCACTTGCCGCGCGTGTTTGAACGCGATGGCGTCCACTACGCGACCGGATTTTGCGGTTCAGGAGTCGTGTGGGCATGGTGGCTCGGCTCGAAGCTGGCCTACAAGCTGATCGGTGATGCCAAAGCCGATACCTTCTTTTCATGCAAGCCGCCAATGGCCATTCCATTTTACTCAGGGACCCCGTGGTTCCTACCCTTAGCCCTACTATGGTTCGGGCTGCAAGACAGGTTTGGGGTCATCTCAAAACGATGA
- a CDS encoding LysR family transcriptional regulator, which yields MNLHQLEAFQQVMLTGSVTEAARNIGRTQPAISAQIAGLEKSLGYELFERRSGRLHPVPEAHFLLTEARSILNRLNGLQRTMQGVGTLDAGHLRIACMPVHAENIMPRLISRFVKDRKDVTVSLVSQSSDRVYERIASQRFDLGFAEVATESPLVKADELEMDCLCAVPATGPLANKQVITPQDLDGQAMASFLPQHFVRERLHEVFESEGREFRVRFEVQNAASQYVFVEEGLACAIMSPLSAQNYKLTRLDRHRIEFIPFRPRILYRIAILTPAHKPLSRLASAFSVFLKKEAQALVRAKLQ from the coding sequence ATGAACCTTCATCAACTAGAGGCATTCCAGCAGGTCATGCTGACAGGGTCGGTCACTGAAGCGGCTCGAAACATTGGCCGCACCCAACCAGCAATCAGCGCCCAGATTGCCGGCCTTGAAAAATCTCTTGGATATGAACTGTTCGAGCGGCGCAGCGGTCGCCTTCATCCTGTACCGGAAGCTCACTTCCTGTTGACCGAGGCTCGCTCCATCCTTAATCGGTTGAACGGGCTGCAGCGCACCATGCAAGGAGTCGGAACCCTGGATGCCGGGCATCTGCGGATTGCTTGTATGCCGGTCCATGCGGAAAACATTATGCCACGCTTGATCTCGCGCTTCGTCAAGGACCGCAAGGACGTCACTGTCTCGCTGGTCAGTCAGAGTTCGGATCGGGTTTATGAACGAATTGCATCGCAGCGATTCGATCTTGGGTTTGCCGAAGTAGCGACGGAGTCACCGCTGGTTAAAGCCGATGAACTTGAAATGGACTGCCTTTGCGCCGTCCCCGCAACCGGTCCGTTGGCTAATAAACAGGTCATTACGCCCCAGGACCTGGACGGCCAGGCCATGGCATCATTTCTGCCCCAACATTTTGTCCGCGAGCGGCTTCATGAAGTGTTCGAGAGCGAGGGACGGGAATTTCGGGTTCGCTTCGAAGTTCAGAACGCAGCCTCGCAGTATGTATTTGTCGAAGAAGGTTTGGCCTGTGCGATCATGAGCCCACTGAGCGCCCAAAATTACAAGTTGACCCGCCTTGATCGCCACCGCATCGAGTTTATTCCGTTTCGACCCAGGATACTTTATCGCATCGCCATCCTGACGCCGGCACATAAGCCCTTGTCCCGACTTGCCAGCGCGTTCTCTGTTTTTTTGAAAAAGGAAGCGCAGGCACTGGTTAGAGCTAAATTGCAGTAA